CAGCATGCACGCCGTCTCGGAAGCGATGGACCGATGGCCTATTACCAGATCCGGTTTTCGTCCTGGCTTGGCTTGCTCAAACTGAGCAGTGACTGCCGCGACTGGCAGGAAGCGAACGGCCAGCAGATTCTCGCCGATGTGTTCGCCAAAACGCCGCAGGCGCAAGGGCAGTACCGTTTCGAGTTGCGCTCGCCGATCCGTTCGTACTCGCAACGTGTGCAATGGGAAGACGACTGGAACTTTGTCTATCGCAGCATGGAAGAGGTCGGCGTCTTCCCGCGTTTTGAATTCGCGAAGGACGGCAAGTCACACACGATCGTCATCATGGATGATCTGTATTTCGTTCCGCCGCTGCCGCAGCAGGTGGTGAAATTCAGCCGCTCGGGCACGGACGAGGAATTCGACGGTCTGACGCAGTGGAGCGAGCAGCAGGATACGCAGAGCGAATCGATCACGACGAACACGTTCGATTACATGCGTCCTGACCTGCCGAAAGAGGTCAACTCACCCGCATTCAGTCAGGACGAACTGCCCGCGCAAGGTGAGCAGTACATTTACACCGGCGGCTACTCATGGTCGGACAGCGACATGGGAGAGCAACAGGCGCGCATTCGTGCCGAGGAAATGGCGAGCCGCTCGAAGCGTTACTTCGGTGTCGGCGGTTTGCGCTGCGCACTGCCCGGATACTGGTACCGGCTCGATGGCCACCCTGTTCACGACAGGGAAGCGGCAAATGATCGCGAGATGGCGATCATTGCTGTCGACTGGCAGATCCAGAACAACGTACCCGGCATTGAAGCCCTCGCGCGGTTCCCGAAGAGCCTGCGCGCCGAAGTCGAACAGGCCCGCGCAGCGGGCGCGGGATCGACAGTCCGTCACGCGGATGGCAGTGCGGGATTCTTCCAGGTGGAGATTGAAGCGCAGCGTCGGCGCGTGCCGTTCCGCAGTCCGTTCAAGCACCACAAGCCCGAGATGCATCTGCAAACGGGCATTGTCGGCACACCGGATAACGAAGAAATCTTCACCGACGCATTGAACCGTTCGAAGGTCTGGCTTTCGTGGAGCCGCAAGGGCCGCGATGAACGCGCGTCGGCATGGATACGTGCCGCCATGCCTGACGCGGGAAGTCAGCGTGGCGGCCATTTCGCGCTGCGCAAGGGAGACGAAGTGCTCGTCGGCTTCGTGAACGGTGATTGTGATCGTCCGGTGATCATATCGAGGCTGCATGGTGGTGCGACGAAGCCGGTGTTCCACTCGCACGGGCTGTTCTCCGGCCATCGTTCGAAGGAATACGGTGGCGATGGTTTTAACGAATTCCTGATGGATGATGCCAGCGGACAAAACCGCGTGAGTCTGTACTCGACCAGTTACAGCACGGGCCTCCATCTGGGATATCTGATCCAGCACACGGACAACACGCGTGGCGCATTCATCGGCACAGGCTTCGATTTGCGTTCGGGCGCATATGGTGCGTTGCGCGCTGCGCAGGGCATGGTCATTTCGACACAACCCGTCGCTACCCAACCAATGAACGTGTCCACCGCGACCGGGCAACTGGCCGGCGCCGAGGCTGTCCTCGAGACGGTTTCCAAGGCAAGTGAGACGAACCGGGGCGAGAGCCTGCAGGATGGGCATGACGCGCTCAAGACCTTCACCGATGCAACCCAGCACAGTGTTGCAGGGACGGTGGGTAAAGGTGGCCGGACGGCAGGCGGCGGGACGGGCAACGCGAATGGTTTTTCGAAACCCGTCATGGTGCTGTCCAGCCCCGAAGGTATTGCGCTCAGCACGCAGCAGTCAGTTCACGTAACCGCCGATCAACACGTCAACACGGTCGCGCGCAAGAACGTCATTCTCGCTGCGGGTAAATCGCTCCTTGCCAGCGTGGTGGACGGCATCAGCCTTTTCGCGCAGAACCTCGGGATTAAACTCATCGCGGCAAAAGGGCAGGTTGATATTCAGGCGCTCAGCAATGCGATGAATCTGCTTTCGCAACTCGATCTCAAGGTGGAGAGCGCGACGGGACGACTGGTTCTAACGGCCAAAACGGAAGTGTGGCTCGGCGCGGGCGGCTCGTACATCAGCATCAAGGGTGCGGGCATCGAGAACGTCACGACCGGGCACATCCTGGAGCGGTGCGCCACGTGGGACAAACCGGGTGGCGCGAGCGCGACGATTAGCGATCCACTGCAGGCAACGCCGGTCGCAACGAAAGGTGGACGCGGCCTGTCTTTTTCCGGCTGACCGCTCCCGTCCGTAGAACATCTCTTACGAATCACAACGGGAATGAACTCCCATGAGCAATTCACACCACGGCACACATCCTTCGCATCCCGCGCATCCGCAGCAGGCCGCGGCGACGCCCGCCACGCCTGCTGCACCGCCCTACAAACCGCTGGCTTTCAGCTTTCCGTTTGCGCCCGCTGGCAAGGATGATCCAGCCGACCCGATGACATACATGAAGGCGCTCGGCAATGCACAGAACGGCTTCTATCCGCTTGGCGCAAATGGTCTGTGGCATGGCGGGATACATTTCGATGGAAAAACTGGCAATGCGCTGAAACAGGATGTCGGCGTCCGCGCGATTGCGGACGGCGAAGTCGTCGCATACCGGCTCGATCACCAATACCCCGAACTTCAATATCAGGACAAACGCTCGGCGCTGTATTCGACGGGTTTCGTGCTGATCCGTCACAAGCTGCAAATGCCGCCGCAACCGAAACAGGATGCGACCTCACCGACCGCAGCCAGCGCGCCGGGTGCTGCGTCCAGTACGCCTGTCGGCCCGGCTTCTGCCGTCAGTACAGCGAGCGCGCCGGCTGCCGCGAGCACGCCGGTCGCGCCTGCGCAACCGCCGCAGGCACCCGCCGCCGACACGCTGGTGTTTTTCAGCCTGTACATGCATCTGCTGGATTGGGTCGGATATGAAATGGCGATGGAAGCGGCGAAGGAGGCTCCCATTGACAAGAACGCGCCCCGCATCGAACCGATGCCGTTCTGGGAAGGCGATCGGTACTACCGGGTCGGTTCAAAGGCAAAGGGTAAGCAGAAAGTGCCGAAACCGAAGGCACCGCAGCACCCGCAGAACGTCGACGATCCGATCGGAAGTTTGATACAGAACAATTTCACGCTGCCTGCTCAGTCGGACGATGCCAATAACGCTCCGCCACCGTCACCTGTTTCCGGTATTGGCGTGTATGACCTGGCCGGTGGCAAGATCATTGGATTGCTCCCGATGGGATCGGAATTGACCGTCTCTGCAACGGAAAAATCCGACAAACCTGGCTGGGCAAAGATAGAGAAGATTAAAAGCGGCGCGCCGGTGGGTGCCGTTGCGGGTCAGCCAGCGTCGCCGCACGCTCCGTATGGCTGGATTAACATGGCGGAACTGGATGTCATCGTCGACCCCAAACCGCTCGATCAGGTCGTGGTGCTGAAAACTCCCGTTGCCGTGAAGGCGGGCGACGTGATCGGCTACCTCGGCCAGTATCAGGATTACACCGATTCAAGTTCGTTGCCGCCGGGACGCACGCATCCGATGTTGCATCTGGAGACGTTTGCTGGACCGGACCTGCCGGCGTTCATCGACAGGAGCAGGGATCGGGTGAAACAGTCGCCCGCGGCACAGGCGAAGACACTTCTGGAAATAATGCCGGGCGCGCTGCTGGTGACGGAACTGCCTGAACCGGACCAGACGCTGACGCCTACATCAACGCAGCCCAGTCTGCATCTGGTGGCAGTCGGCGACGCTAAGGGTTCGCGCTGGGTCAAGGTGCAGCCGAAAGTGCCACACCAGTCGACGACGCAAGCAGCATCCACTCAACCTCATCAGGGTAGCCATAGCGGACATCACGGCGGCCATCATCCGGCACCCGTACTCGACAATTTCGGGACGCCATTGTGGGTTGAGGCCAGTTTGGCAAATACGGTGACGACTGCGGTCGTCAAGGGCTGGAAGGACTTTCCTTTAAAGCTCGCCAACGCAAAAGGACCGGGCGCGGATTTCCGGGATGTTTTTCGTCGAGTCGATCTTGACAAGCTCGGCCCCGAGAACGTTGCCAAGGATGACAGCAAACCGCCGCAGCAGTGGTGGAATATCACCATCGGCACGAAGGACGGCGCGACACGGCAGGGCTGGGTGTGTGACACAGGGCATCCACCCGCGCGCCTGTGCGGGCCGTGGGATTGGCCTGGCTTCGATCTGGTCGACAGCAGCAGCACGAAGCCGGTCGACATGCTCAAGCGTTACCTGTATGTGACGCAACAGTTGATCGAAGGCGAGGACAAGTCGGAGTTCGAGCCAAGCATGTCGCTGGTGAACGCGGGCGAACTCATCACGAAGCTCGAAAAGGCAATTGACACGAACCACGACGGCACGATCACCGCGCAGGAACTGAAGGCGGCGCAGCAGGTGCCGTGGCTCGCGGAGGCGCTATCGCATTTAGTCGTGCGCTGTGAAAGCGAATGGGGTGGTGGCCCCGGCAAGTGGGAAGACCTCAATCCGCTGATGAAGGAACTGCTGTGGCTGTGGAAGGCCGAACTAGGGCGGATTTCGAAGCTGCAATGGTGGGAACAGGTGACGGCAGTGGAAGGTTTCCCGAAGGAGCCGACGCCATGGCATTTTCATCCGGTTGGGTTGATCGGAAATTTCTTGGCTGGTGATTGCATCCCCCTGCCGAAAGCCCAGTTTATTGCTCTTTCCATTACCTCTGGATTTGAGGGTGGTAAGCCGATGAACTATAAGGCTGTCGCCGGAAATTTTGACGGCATGGGAATATCATACGGTCTCATTCAATGGAATGCTGGGAGTGGCACGCTCGGACCACTGCTATCGAAGATGAAAGATGCAGATCCGGTTTCATTTAAAAATTCATTTCCGGCATCCGGGAACTATGACCAATTCATAAATGCGCTGAATGGTGGCAATGCATCACTGATGAGTTGGGCCCTATCATTTCAGTCGAGCACCGCCGGATGGAAGAGTTTTTTTGAGAAACTGGGCGATGTGCCAACGTTTCAACAAATACAAGTTGAGGTTGCATCCGCGCAGCGGCACGCCCTTGTGATACCCATGGTTAACTTTTTGCGCGGTCTCTCACCTGATTTGATGAAGACAGTCGAATTGCAGACATATTGCGCTTTTTTTGATCTTTCAGTTCAACAGCAAACGTTGGATTCTGCGCGTACTGCTATCATTGAGAGGGTTGCTCGCGAACACCCTGCGACTCAAGAAGCGCTAGTAAGAATCGCGGTCGAAGAGCGAGCACTTACAGCTAGGCATCAGTATGTCTCGGACTGTATGAGTCGCCGAGTAGGTATTTTGCAGCATCAAACGTACACCTACACCGCAAATGGGGTAACGCAGAGTCGAGATAACCCAAATTTTCAACTTCTAGCCAAGGACGGTCATGCAAATGTTTGCAAAATTTAGCCCACTGTTTATTTTTGCCGTGGCCTCAACGACTGCCTTAGCAAGCGGAACTCTTGACGCAAAAAATTTTGTGCGGACCGGCTGCAATTCTTACGGAGTTTGTGCTGGGCAAATTTTCCTGAAAGGAACGTCGGCTACTAATCTTTGCGACAGTGACACGATGACGATCGCATGGCGAAAGACCCAAGGCACTATGCTGATGGTGTGTAATAGTAAGGATACTGCCGAAGATAACAATGCGTACGTCGTATCGAAGAGTAGTGTTGTTGGTTTGAATTTTGGTCGTTACGTTGACATGGTAGCAATTGCCTCAAATCCAAACATTGAAATCCCTGATCAGTTTTCGTCTAAACCGCTTTGTGCCCCGGCGAGCATGGAGAAGCTCAATTCATCTGATTTCCTGCTGCTCAACAAGGTCCCTCGCAACGGAAGTTATTGTTACGACGTTGCATACCTGAAAGTTAAGGACAACTCGCCCCTGCAGATCGAAATTGAAAACAAGTACGTAAAACCTGGGGATTCGGATTTCTATTCAGGAAAATTAAAGCAGGAAAAAATCAAGTCCGCGCGGAAAATTTTCACTTCTGTGCTACCTGTCGAACAAGAGAAGAATAGTGATTGATCTGATCCGCGTCGGTGATGACACCGACCACGGCGGCAAGGTTGAAACGGGGTCTACGACGATGCGCTTTGATGGGCGCTTCGTCGCTCGCAAGGGCGATCGGGTATCCTGCCCGCGACACCCCGACGTCTCGTCCAATGTGATCGAGGAAGGTGACACGTTGATGACCGATGATGGCGTCCCAATTGCCCGTCACGGGCACCGGGCCACCTGTGGCTGTCGCTTGATTTCAAGCTTGGTATAGCTGGCCGGCATCAACAGCAATCTTGGCACCAAGGCATCCGGTAGAGCAAATCGCAGAAAGCGCGAGTGGACACGACCGACGCTTGGCGGCCAACTTCCGACACTGGCCGCATCGGCATCGTTGACACTCCGTTGGCTGTTATTTCGCGAAAGCAGACAAAGGCGCTTCCACCGACACCACCGGAGGGGGCGCACCACTGCGACATGACCCGACAGGTCGACACGCTTGTCGCGCAGAGATCGTTCAACTTGGCTTGAAATTTTGCTTAAAATACGATGCGTTTGGACGACCTGCGGGCAGGATGCCTTGCGGGAATTAAAAGGTAGCCGCCGGGGTGAAAATGGCCAAAGAAAAAATAGAAGACGACAAGATCGATAATTTGGAAACGCGCCTGACACGATGGCTTGAGACGCAGGGCTATCCTCTTGAAATGCTCGTGGCTCAAACTTTTCAACAGAGAGGCGCTCGCGTCATTCAATCCGACTATTACGTTGACCTAAAAACAGCGGAGAATCGAGAGGTCGACGTCGTCGCATCGTGGCAGCGTGATTTGGACGACGTTATCGTGCGGGTTTGTTTGATGACCGAGTGTAAAGAATCAAAGGATAAGCCGTGGATTTTGTTTGTATCTGAGGATGTCGGCCTTGCAGGTCCAGCGCGCGTTGTTCAACGCGCAGCCTCACGGCTTGGGCGGATAGCACTCAAAAATCTCGGCCGGAAGAAGAAGGTCCAAGAAATCAGCCTCTTTCAATTGCCGCCCGAACCCGGATATAGCATCACCCAAGCATTTACCTCAGGTAACGACGTTTGTTATGCAGCGGCGAGTGCGGTGGCAAACGCTTCAGCAGCACGCGCCAATGAACCAGACAGTCAAATCGGCGCACGAGGCGAGGTTCATTTTCTGGAAATCATTTTTCCTGTCGTGGTCACCAATTCGCGCCTCTTTGCAGCGAAGCTTGAGGCAGACGGGTCGATTTCGCTGCAGGAAATCATTGAGGGGGTGCTGGTTTGGCGGAACCCGTTGCTTGGAGCTGGGCACACAATAATCCACGTTGTGACATCTAACGCATTGGGTGATTTCGCGAGTCGAGCTCAAGCTTCTGCGGATCAGTTGTTGGACATGTTCGCAGGCGAGTACCGCGACGCAGTCACGAACGCACTTAGCGTTCGTCAAGCGAGCTAAAATTGCCGTCTACTGGCACGAAGCAAAGCTTCCGACCAATCAATGCTGCGACATCGTCTCGCCGCACGCTTGGCTTTGACCTTCGGAGCCCGCGTGCGTGACAAAGCCGTCAGCGGCCTCTCTGACGAGCGCGGCCGGTAAGTCGATGCCGACAGTCTTTACCGTGGTAGCGTAGTGCGGTTCAGTTACTCGTACTTCTCATCGTCCGCTCCGTCCCCGGTATTATCATCGAGGACGTAATCAATTGTCTCCCGAATATCTTTTGACGCATTAATGACTCGTATACGCTTGTAGGCGCGCAGACCCATGCGCCGGATTGGAGATGCGAACAGAGCGTTTAAGAAGCTGTGAGTCGAGGTTTCTACGTCATTAAAATCCACAAGAATGGTTTTTCCTTCCGCTACAGCTGGGAGTAAATGTTTGTCTCGGTAAGATATAGCCGCCTGTTTGTCGTCAGCGTAGCGCCCGAAATAATTATATATACTGAGATAATGCCGATTTTCTTCGTTCGCATCGCTCCGAGCCTTCACTTCTGCCCGGGCTTGCGCACGGAAGTCACTCATCATCGCGTCTAGCGCAAACTCCGTCCCTCTATCAAGTCGCACGGTGACCAAGGCAAATGTCCCGGGCCAAGCAGTGTCCAACGTTCTCCCTGTGGTGTCGACCGGAGAAATATGCAGGACGCCATTTCCCGAGATTAGATGCATGTCGGCCCTAAGCCTGCGAATGATGTTTGACGACAGAAACAATCCCATGCCGGCATTGTTTCTGTTTGAGTAGGGGTCCTGTTTGCCGAACGTGCCGGATATTTCTGGCTGGACAGCTAGGCGCAGCGCCTCTTCATCCGTCGCCAATCCCGGGTAACCCTGAGATAGGTGAGCTTTAACACCTACACCAATATCTGCCACGATAAAATGCAGCTCATTTACTTTCTCATACCACGTAAACTGAAGAGCGCCGGGAGTAGGATACCGATGCCCTTTCCAAGAAAAATCCGACTTACCGTGCTCCAGGAGGTTATACAGCAGCTCAGATAAGACGTACCGCAACGTCTTTTGATATTCAACCCCGAAACCTGCAGTGAATTCGTCGGCAGTTGCAAGCCCCAATTTAAAATCGTCAGAATTGCGGATTGCAAATAACGGCTTGTGCTCATTGCTCTTGAAATTGGTCTTCGGGTCGGTCGTTACGGCAAATAAACCATGAGCCCCCATCATGCTCCACACGCGACTTCCATTCTGATTGCCATCGTTTTCAAGCTTAAATGATATTGTGCAGCCCTGTTGTTTGAGTTTCCAGCAATACGGAATCAACAAGGCAACTGCCTGATAATTGGCGCTTCTACATTCCGTAAAGTCGATTTCGACGGGAACATTTTTTATGTTCCAATCGAGTATTTTTAGCACTTGATCAAAATACTTAACTCCACCACGGTTGAACGTAAATTCCGCGGGAATTTTGATTTGGCGTTTCGCCGTTTGTTTAATTTTTCGGCGCACCCCGTACAACTGGTCTTTTAGTGTCGATGCCATTTCGTTGATCGATGAGCAGTAATTGTCCCTAGTATTGCAGATTCCCGGGCGGCGAGGATACTTTTGCGACGGTCCGCATTGCAGCGGGAAGCTGACTGCCGTTGGTCGATGGTGCGAATGTCTCTTCAGGGTCGCGTGCCGTCGGTCGCGGCAGTTTCAGATTCGCGCGATTCCATGCTGCATGCATGAGACAGGAATCGGCCCGTAAGAGACGGTCGATGCGAGCATACAAATCGTCGACAACGCACAAGGAAGGATCCTCAGCAGCCGTCACAACTCCCGTGCCCACTCGTTGCGCGGATGAGAAACGTCGCGGTGGTCTCTCAGCCACGTGCACTCGATGGACGGCAATCGTTGCGCACGGTCGCGAATCCGATGGGCATAAGCCGCCAAGTTCGCGCTCGCTGCCATTATTCCGGTATCCGCCAAATCCAAATGACGGCCCGACCCTTATATACTTTCCGCAGACCTTCTCACACGGACCCATCATGACGATCCAGCAGACCCGGAAGGACCACCTGAAGTCGCTTTGGGCCGAGGGGCTATGGGGAAAATGGGTGGGGTTGTCCTGGTTCGTATTGACTGCGTTTCCATTTGTCCGCGACGAGTTTTGGCGGCCGGCCGATGAGACTCGATGGAAACTGGTCAGCCTAGTCCCGCATTGGCCGTTACCAACATGGGCAACTATTACGCTCGCTCTTCTGCTTGCGTGGGTGTATGAGGCCTCGTACCGCTCATCGTCGAAAGACAAAGCACGTTTGTCAATTTACGAAGCGCCGTCTCCCATTGAAATCATCTTTGATACAACCAATCGCCAACGCCGCTTTTGGTCAATTGAGGCTGTTATGAAACCCGACAATACGGTCAGTCACAACTACTATCGGTACGCCGTTGCGATCCGGAATACTGGCGGACGTACACTCCGAGACGTCGAAGTGGTGAGTGAATTGACTGGGGAGTTGAGAAACAGCCCATCTGCCGGGCAATTTGAGATGACGAAGACACAAAAGACAGATCTACACCCCGGCGACGAGCGACTTGTCACAGTCTTCAACTGGCCGTATCCGGCGATCCAGCCGGGCATGCTCGCCGGTGCGTCGGGGAAATGGGGATACGGACAAGTTCGTGTCAGCATTAGCGCGACGGATATGCGCGTGGTCGAGCGCACATTCGATTTTGACTACACAAGAGAGCCCATGCTGTTTGATCCCCTTCCGGACGGACAAAGCGACCCCGACGCTTTTAGCTCTTTTCGTTCTGAAGGAGCTTGAACTCGGGCCGCGTATGGTTCGCACTCGTCCCGGATGCAACAATTTGGCTGCAATTTGAGCGAAGGAAACGAACATGTTCGACAGAGTCGTCCTCAGGCGGGCGGAAAACGGAAGTTTGGTAACGGCAGGCCAGATCGCGGAGGCGCTCCTTTACTATCAGAGCGTCCACCTTGTCCTAGACCCTGGCACACTAATGGGGCTGGCGCAGCAAGTTGGTCTGGCGCCCCTAAAAGCCCTTCTCGAACTACCACAATTGAGCGTTGTATTTTGTGAAGAAACGATTGGCACGTTCACCAATAAAGTAGGGGTAACTGAGTTTCACGACTTCGCTGCGGCAACGTTTACCGGGCACGAAAACGGCCAATTGCCGACGCCATACGATCGAATAGTTTTACAACTAGAGCGCAAGGGATTTGCACCCAAAGACGCACGAAGGTTCTCTTTATGGTTTGTGAGCAAGGTCGTCGCACGAAAGCTTTCGGGAAACCACTTCGTCAAGGGAGGTATCATCGAGGCGGCTCGAATGGATCTCGGCGACAATATCTATATGCAAATCGCAATTCGCCAAGCAGTTATACACGCCGACGATCAGTATTTTAATAACAATGAACCGCTGAGCATCGACCTCATT
The sequence above is a segment of the Paraburkholderia sp. D15 genome. Coding sequences within it:
- a CDS encoding type VI secretion system Vgr family protein, translated to MAYEVLQGALRAGYTQLGRLVRLDTPLGEDWLVPMYVKGSARLGGNLEFTVDAVSAHGEKIKLGALVLKPVTLWIQQNDGTDMPIHGYVQHARRLGSDGPMAYYQIRFSSWLGLLKLSSDCRDWQEANGQQILADVFAKTPQAQGQYRFELRSPIRSYSQRVQWEDDWNFVYRSMEEVGVFPRFEFAKDGKSHTIVIMDDLYFVPPLPQQVVKFSRSGTDEEFDGLTQWSEQQDTQSESITTNTFDYMRPDLPKEVNSPAFSQDELPAQGEQYIYTGGYSWSDSDMGEQQARIRAEEMASRSKRYFGVGGLRCALPGYWYRLDGHPVHDREAANDREMAIIAVDWQIQNNVPGIEALARFPKSLRAEVEQARAAGAGSTVRHADGSAGFFQVEIEAQRRRVPFRSPFKHHKPEMHLQTGIVGTPDNEEIFTDALNRSKVWLSWSRKGRDERASAWIRAAMPDAGSQRGGHFALRKGDEVLVGFVNGDCDRPVIISRLHGGATKPVFHSHGLFSGHRSKEYGGDGFNEFLMDDASGQNRVSLYSTSYSTGLHLGYLIQHTDNTRGAFIGTGFDLRSGAYGALRAAQGMVISTQPVATQPMNVSTATGQLAGAEAVLETVSKASETNRGESLQDGHDALKTFTDATQHSVAGTVGKGGRTAGGGTGNANGFSKPVMVLSSPEGIALSTQQSVHVTADQHVNTVARKNVILAAGKSLLASVVDGISLFAQNLGIKLIAAKGQVDIQALSNAMNLLSQLDLKVESATGRLVLTAKTEVWLGAGGSYISIKGAGIENVTTGHILERCATWDKPGGASATISDPLQATPVATKGGRGLSFSG
- a CDS encoding lytic transglycosylase domain-containing protein, translating into MSNSHHGTHPSHPAHPQQAAATPATPAAPPYKPLAFSFPFAPAGKDDPADPMTYMKALGNAQNGFYPLGANGLWHGGIHFDGKTGNALKQDVGVRAIADGEVVAYRLDHQYPELQYQDKRSALYSTGFVLIRHKLQMPPQPKQDATSPTAASAPGAASSTPVGPASAVSTASAPAAASTPVAPAQPPQAPAADTLVFFSLYMHLLDWVGYEMAMEAAKEAPIDKNAPRIEPMPFWEGDRYYRVGSKAKGKQKVPKPKAPQHPQNVDDPIGSLIQNNFTLPAQSDDANNAPPPSPVSGIGVYDLAGGKIIGLLPMGSELTVSATEKSDKPGWAKIEKIKSGAPVGAVAGQPASPHAPYGWINMAELDVIVDPKPLDQVVVLKTPVAVKAGDVIGYLGQYQDYTDSSSLPPGRTHPMLHLETFAGPDLPAFIDRSRDRVKQSPAAQAKTLLEIMPGALLVTELPEPDQTLTPTSTQPSLHLVAVGDAKGSRWVKVQPKVPHQSTTQAASTQPHQGSHSGHHGGHHPAPVLDNFGTPLWVEASLANTVTTAVVKGWKDFPLKLANAKGPGADFRDVFRRVDLDKLGPENVAKDDSKPPQQWWNITIGTKDGATRQGWVCDTGHPPARLCGPWDWPGFDLVDSSSTKPVDMLKRYLYVTQQLIEGEDKSEFEPSMSLVNAGELITKLEKAIDTNHDGTITAQELKAAQQVPWLAEALSHLVVRCESEWGGGPGKWEDLNPLMKELLWLWKAELGRISKLQWWEQVTAVEGFPKEPTPWHFHPVGLIGNFLAGDCIPLPKAQFIALSITSGFEGGKPMNYKAVAGNFDGMGISYGLIQWNAGSGTLGPLLSKMKDADPVSFKNSFPASGNYDQFINALNGGNASLMSWALSFQSSTAGWKSFFEKLGDVPTFQQIQVEVASAQRHALVIPMVNFLRGLSPDLMKTVELQTYCAFFDLSVQQQTLDSARTAIIERVAREHPATQEALVRIAVEERALTARHQYVSDCMSRRVGILQHQTYTYTANGVTQSRDNPNFQLLAKDGHANVCKI
- a CDS encoding PAAR domain-containing protein — its product is MIDLIRVGDDTDHGGKVETGSTTMRFDGRFVARKGDRVSCPRHPDVSSNVIEEGDTLMTDDGVPIARHGHRATCGCRLISSLV
- a CDS encoding STAS-like domain-containing protein, which codes for MASTLKDQLYGVRRKIKQTAKRQIKIPAEFTFNRGGVKYFDQVLKILDWNIKNVPVEIDFTECRSANYQAVALLIPYCWKLKQQGCTISFKLENDGNQNGSRVWSMMGAHGLFAVTTDPKTNFKSNEHKPLFAIRNSDDFKLGLATADEFTAGFGVEYQKTLRYVLSELLYNLLEHGKSDFSWKGHRYPTPGALQFTWYEKVNELHFIVADIGVGVKAHLSQGYPGLATDEEALRLAVQPEISGTFGKQDPYSNRNNAGMGLFLSSNIIRRLRADMHLISGNGVLHISPVDTTGRTLDTAWPGTFALVTVRLDRGTEFALDAMMSDFRAQARAEVKARSDANEENRHYLSIYNYFGRYADDKQAAISYRDKHLLPAVAEGKTILVDFNDVETSTHSFLNALFASPIRRMGLRAYKRIRVINASKDIRETIDYVLDDNTGDGADDEKYE